One stretch of Natronolimnobius baerhuensis DNA includes these proteins:
- a CDS encoding gamma-glutamylcyclotransferase family protein, whose product MYVFVYGTLTEPNRVQDVLAVDTSDSSQRDPSLFDGPAVLEGLHRVEGRYPTLAPGGHVEGRLLCVDDQELERLDRYEGVDTGLYTRVSVPGDGLEGPVAVYVGDPDRLGVSTECEWPSGASFVDRVQTVCDRGEIYVRRTE is encoded by the coding sequence GTGTACGTCTTCGTCTACGGTACGCTGACGGAGCCGAATCGCGTACAGGATGTTCTCGCCGTCGATACCAGCGACTCGAGTCAGCGTGACCCGTCGCTATTTGACGGTCCAGCCGTTCTCGAGGGCCTTCACCGTGTTGAGGGCCGATACCCGACGCTTGCGCCGGGCGGGCACGTCGAGGGGCGATTACTCTGTGTTGACGATCAGGAACTCGAGCGACTGGATCGATACGAGGGTGTCGATACCGGCCTCTACACGCGCGTTTCAGTGCCAGGTGATGGACTCGAGGGACCCGTCGCGGTATACGTTGGAGATCCAGACCGACTTGGTGTCTCCACCGAGTGTGAGTGGCCATCTGGGGCGTCGTTCGTCGACCGGGTTCAAACCGTCTGTGACCGGGGTGAAATCTACGTCAGACGAACTGAATGA
- the citZ gene encoding citrate synthase, giving the protein MVDDLKKGLEGVLVAESELSSIDGDAGRLIYRGYPIEDLARGATYEEVLYLLWNGHLPHADELEAFTESLTEERTVNDDVLATMERLADADERPMAALRTAVSMFSATEPEGDADPEDLDATARKGRRITAKIPTALAAFERYRLDEEPVDPDPDLGLAANFLYMLTGEQPDDVAAETFDQALILHADHGLNASTFTSMVIGSTMADIYSAVTGGVAALSGPLHGGANQDVMEVLIEIDESNKDPLEWVEEATDEGRRIPGFGHRVYNVKDPRARILQERSKELAENGDDKWYDITTTIENYLSEEKGLVEKGIAPNVDFYSGSVYYQLGIPIDMYTPIFAMSRAGGWIAHVLEYQDDNRLIRPRARYTGPEDETFVSLDER; this is encoded by the coding sequence ATGGTTGACGACCTCAAGAAAGGGCTGGAGGGAGTGTTGGTTGCAGAGTCGGAACTCAGCTCGATTGACGGTGATGCCGGCCGGCTGATCTACCGGGGCTACCCAATCGAGGACCTCGCTCGTGGCGCAACGTACGAGGAGGTTCTCTATTTGCTCTGGAACGGACACCTTCCTCACGCGGACGAACTCGAGGCGTTTACCGAGTCACTCACCGAGGAACGGACGGTCAACGACGACGTGCTCGCGACGATGGAGCGACTCGCTGACGCCGACGAGCGGCCGATGGCTGCACTCCGGACCGCAGTCTCGATGTTTTCTGCGACCGAACCCGAAGGCGATGCCGACCCCGAAGACCTCGATGCGACGGCTCGAAAGGGGCGGCGTATCACCGCTAAGATTCCGACCGCACTCGCCGCCTTCGAGCGCTACCGCCTCGACGAAGAGCCAGTCGACCCCGACCCAGATCTGGGACTCGCTGCGAACTTCCTCTATATGTTGACCGGCGAGCAGCCCGACGATGTTGCCGCCGAAACCTTTGATCAGGCGCTGATCCTCCACGCCGATCACGGACTGAACGCCTCGACGTTTACCTCGATGGTCATCGGCTCGACCATGGCCGATATCTACAGCGCCGTTACCGGCGGCGTCGCAGCCCTCTCCGGACCACTCCACGGCGGCGCAAACCAAGACGTCATGGAAGTCCTGATCGAGATTGACGAAAGCAATAAAGATCCCCTCGAGTGGGTCGAGGAGGCCACTGACGAGGGCCGGCGCATTCCCGGCTTCGGCCATCGTGTCTACAACGTCAAAGATCCGCGCGCGAGAATCCTGCAGGAACGCAGCAAGGAACTCGCCGAAAATGGCGACGACAAGTGGTACGACATCACCACGACCATCGAAAACTACCTCTCCGAGGAGAAAGGCCTCGTTGAGAAGGGCATCGCCCCAAATGTCGACTTCTACTCCGGGTCGGTCTACTACCAACTCGGCATCCCAATCGATATGTACACGCCTATCTTCGCAATGAGCCGTGCCGGCGGCTGGATTGCCCACGTCCTCGAGTACCAGGATGACAACCGCCTCATCCGCCCGCGTGCGCGATACACCGGCCCTGAGGACGAGACGTTCGTCTCGCTCGACGAACGATAA